One window of Dermochelys coriacea isolate rDerCor1 chromosome 22, rDerCor1.pri.v4, whole genome shotgun sequence genomic DNA carries:
- the ADAMTS8 gene encoding A disintegrin and metalloproteinase with thrombospondin motifs 8, with amino-acid sequence MPLSRREPPVPGRRAPAFPLLLLLLGAARALPSPPGDSQEVVPVRIPDPRGGERVSFCLSAFSRDFVLQLAPDARFLAPGLQIQRLGRRGPPGPRAEGDEAGLRKCFYSGTVNSQPGSLAAVSLCRGLRGSFLVDGDEYLVQPAGRRGAEPLLQPHRLQRRAGRAPGSPLPVGTRSRAKRFVSAARFVETLLVADASMVQFYGEELKNHILTLMSVAARIYQHPSLKNSVSLVVVKVLVVEDEKAGPEVSDNGGLTLRNFCNWQQSFNPSSDRHPEHYDTAVLLTRQDFCGHQSCDTLGVADIGTMCDPNKSCSVIEDEGLQAAYTLAHELGHVLSMPHDDSKTCERLFGPLGKHHMMAPLFVYLNKTLPWSPCSAMYLTEFLDGGHGDCLLDAPAEPIVLPTDLPGQLAMYDLDRQCQQIFGKEFRHCPNTTDEDICAQLWCRMDTREPLCHTKNGSLPWADGTPCGVGRLCWDGSCVAQDARKPQPVVDGNWGPWSPWGACSRTCGGGVHFSYRDCNDPAPQNGGKYCEGQRAKYQSCRTEECPLDGKSFREQQCEKYNSYNFTDLDGNLLEWLPKYSGVSPRDRCKLFCRARGRSEFKVFEAKVIDGTLCGPETLSICVHGQCIKAGCDHVVGSSKKLDKCGVCGGNGSTCRKISGSLNRSKYGYNDIVTIPAGATNIDIKQRSHRGVRHDGNYLALRTLDGKYLLNGDFAISAMEQDLLVKGTILKYSGSLTTLERLQSFQQLPESLTVQLLTVSSEVFPPKVKYTFFIPKDVPFSKQKVKEKKSANIIQPMLTSQWVMGDWSECSKTCGSGWQRRTVECRDVEGQASATCDKALKPEDIKPCGDLPCPIWRVGPWSPCSRTCGEGVRTRSAACIDYEGKIVAPEKCSSPPPQAVAAARVLQEG; translated from the exons ATGCCCCTTTCCCGTCGGGAGCCGCCCGTGCCTGGCAGGCGGGCAcctgccttccccctcctgctgctgcttctgggggcTGCCCGGGCGCTGCCCAGCCCGCCCGGGGACTCCCAGGAGGTGGTGCCGGTGAGGATCCCAGACCCGCGGGGCGGAGAGCGGGTCTCCTTCTGCCTCTCCGCCTTCAGCCGGGACTTCGTGCTGCAGCTGGCGCCCGATGCCCGCTTCCTCGCCCCCGGGCTGCAGATCCAGCGCCTGGGCCGGCGGGGCCCGCCCGGCCCGCGGGCAGAAGGCGACGAGGCGGGGCTGCGGAAATGCTTCTACTCCGGGACCGTCAACTCGCAGCCCGGCTCGCTGGCGGCCGTGAGCCTGTGTCGGGGCCTCCGCGGCTCCTTCCTGGTGGACGGGGACGAGTACCTGGTCCAGCCCGCGGGCCGCAGGGGCGCCGAGCCGCTGCTGCAGCCGCACCGGCTCCAGAGGAGAGCGGGCCGGGCGCCCGGGAGCCCGCTGCCCGTGGGGACCCGCAGCCGCGCCAAGCGCTTCGTGTCCGCGGCCCGCTTCGTGGAGACGCTGCTGGTGGCAGACGCGTCCATGGTCCAGTTCTACGGGGAAGAGCTGAAG AACCACATTCTGACCCTGATGTCCGTGGCTGCTCGGATCTACCAGCACCCTAGCCTGAAGAACTCCGTCAGCTTGGTGGTGGTGAAGGTGCTGGTTGTGGAGGATGAGAAGGCCGGGCCGGAAGTATCCGATAATGGAGGGCTCACGCTGCGCAACTTTTGCAACTGGCAACAGAGCTTCAACCCCTCGAGTGACCGTCACCCAGAGCACTACGACACTGCAGTCCTGCTGACTAGACAG GACTTCTGTGGGCACCAGAGCTGCGACACCCTGGGAGTGGCAGACATTGGCACCATGTGTGACCCGAACAAAAGCTGTTCTGTGATTGAAGATGAGGGTCTCCAGGCTGCCTACACCCTGGCTCATGAACTAG GACACGTGCTCAGCATGCCCCATGACGACTCCAAGACCTGTGAGAGGCTCTTTGGGCCTCTGGGAAAACACCACATGATGGCGCCTCTCTTTGTCTACTTGAACAAGACCCTGCCCTGGTCCCCCTGCAGCGCCATGTACCTCACAGAGTTTCTTGACGGGGGACATG GTGACTGTCTGCTTGATGCTCCAGCCGAACCCATCGTCCTCCCCACAGACCTTCCAGGCCAGCTCGCCATGTACGACCTGGACCGCCAGTGCCAGCAGatctttggcaaggagttccggCACTGCCCAAACACCACGGACGAGGACATCTGTGCACAGCTGTGGTGTAGAATGGACACCAGGGAGCCCCTATGTCACACCAAAAATGGCAGCTTGCCGTGGGCAGACGGTACGCCCTGTGGAGTGGGCAGGCTGTGCTGGGATGGCAGCTGCGTGGCACAAGATGCGAGGAAGCCCCAG CCCGTGGTGGATGGGAACTGGGGCCCCTGGAGCCCGTGGGGAGCCTGTTCCAGGACGTGCGGAGGAGGAGTGCACTTCTCGTACCGGGACTGCAACGACCCTGCGCCTCAGAACGGTGGAAAATACTGCGAGGGTCAAAGAGCCAAATATCAGTCGTGCCGCACAGAGGAATGCCCGCTGGATG GGAAGAGCTTTAGAGAGCAGCAGTGCGAAAAGTACAACAGCTACAACTTCACAGATCTGGATGGGAATCTGCTGGAGTGGCTCCCCAAGTATTCAGGGGTGTCCCCCCGGGACCGTTGCAAGCTCTTTTGCCGAGCCAGAGGGAGGAGCGAATTCAAAGTATTTGAGGCCAAA GTGATCGATGGGACATTGTGTGGGCCAGAGACCCTCTCCATCTGCGTCCATGGGCAGTGCATCAAGGCTGGCTGTGACCACGTGGTTGGCTCCTCCAAGAAGCTCGACAAGTGTGGGGTGTGCGGTGGCAATGGGTCAACATGCAGGAAAATATCTGGCTCCCTCAACAGATCCAA GTATGGATATAATGACATCGTCACGATCCCTGCTGGAGCTACCAACATTGACATCAAACAACGCAGCCACCGAGGGGTCCGACACGATGGAAACTACCTGGCTTTGAGAACCCTGGATGGCAAGTACCTCCTGAATGGAGACTTTGCCATTTCAGCCATGGAGCAAGACCTCCTGGTGAAGGGGACAATCCTGAAGTACAGCGGCTCTCTGACGACCTTGGAGCGGCTCCAGAGCTTCCAGCAGCTTCCGGAATCTCTCACCGTCCAACTGCTGACCGTCTCCAGTGAGGTCTTCCCGCCCAAGGTGAAGTACACTTTCTTCATCCCCAAGGATGTCCCCTTTAGCAAGCAGAAGGTCAAGGAGAAGAAATCCGCCAACATCATCCAGCCTATGCTGACCTCGCAGTGGGTTATGGGAGACTGGTCCGAGTGCTCCAAAACCTGCGGCTCTGGCTGGCAGAGGCGAACGGTGGAATGCCGGGATGTGGAGGGCCAGGCCTCTGCCACCTGCGACAAGGCTCTGAAGCCTGAGGACATCAAGCCCTGTGGCGACCTCCCGTGCCCCATTTGGCGCGTCGGCCCCTGGTCGCCGTGCTCCCGAACTTGCGGCGAGGGAGTGCGGACACGGAGCGCCGCCTGCATTGACTACGAAGGAAAGATTGTAGCCCCTGAGAAATGCAGCTCGCCCCCGCCCCAGGCAGTGGCTGCTGCCCGTGTACTGCAAGAAGGCTGA